CAGAAAGCTACTATCTACACGATATGAGCAGCATACAGGACATTCAAAGAGGCGGGAAATCCATTCTAGAGGGTTAAAGTCGTATCACTGATGCGAGCAAAATATCTAACTGCAGAAGTAAGAAATCATGATCGAAGTATCGCATAAAAATATTTACAAGCACCACAAGCCTCACGGCAGGCGACATAAACAGTACCATGACTCAATATGCGACATATATAGTCTCGGGGTCCAAACCAGCATTGCAATACAATGCCTATTTACCGCATTGTTTATGTCGCAAAAGATATATTGTGCGACATAAGGGAATATAGCTGTAGCCAGTCTTCCCCTCGTAATTAGTATCATTTCAACAAAATACTTTCTGTAGATTTATCACTAATGATTATCTCACCGGCCCTCTTCCCTAAATCACCTATTTATATGCACTCTCAGTACGGACTTTCGCAGGCAAATAAAAAACCGTCGGATATCCGACGGTTACCATGAGACCTTGCTCATGGATTTTCATGTAACCTCCCCCACCACTTATGCGGCGCGGCGCGGCTGCAGCTTCTCTTCAGCTTCTGCGAGATCATTTCGCAAACTCGAAAGCATTTCTTCGACAGCAGCCGGATTGACCTCGTGCATCAAGCCAAAGACCCGATGCTGCATGTCATGCAGTGCCTTGAGCTGAATACGCATACGATCAGCCGACAGCACCAACGCAGCATTGGTAACTTCAGACTGCACCTGCAGCACCACCGCTGCAATTTGTTCTCCGGCTGCAATCGTGCGCCCAGCGACCTCTTCTGCCGCTTCAAGCATATCGACGTACATACTCTGAATTTCATCACCTGTCAGCATGGCGTCCTTCCTGTGTGGTTATATAAAGAACTACCTCTAGCAAAATGCCAGAGGTATAAAGGTATCAAAATAAACTATTCAGTCAATAGCATTTACTCGGCCATATACACACCACCAAGCAATTGCCCCATAATTACATCATAATCAGGTCGGTGTAGGGTTAGGTGAATTGTTCGTTCGCTAGTATTTGTAAGCGTACTAGCTATTTCAGGATGATTTTCTAGGTACGACTGCAGCTTACCTGGCACCACCTCATCTTGAGAAATTATTTGCTTAGCATCACTATAGTGCCCACGAAGCGCCTCTGCAATTTGCGTGTAGTGTGTACAACCAAGCACTATCACCTCACTCTCTCCTGCTGCATCAATTCTTTTTATTGCTGCACTCGTTGCTGCTTCAAGCTCACCAAGCTCAATAAGTGGCACAAGCTCGGGGGTCGCCACAGAAGTAAGCTCGGCCGTTCCATCACCTTTATGAGCAAGTTCAATATCATATTTTTTGGACTCAACGGTTCGCTTTGTTGCAATCAACAGAACCTTTGTCGGCTTAGCAAAACACAACTCTTCAACTGTCGGAACAATAATGCCAAGAATTTTTCGGCCTGGATACACTTCTGGCAAAAACTCATTTTGCAGCTTTCGCACTGTTTCAGCCGACGCTGTGTTACACGCCACAATTACTAAACGTACACCTCGCTCAAATAACCAAACAATGCCCTTT
The nucleotide sequence above comes from Candidatus Nomurabacteria bacterium. Encoded proteins:
- the murI gene encoding glutamate racemase; amino-acid sequence: MKIGLFDSGLGGLTILKAVVKELPQYDYVFYGDTANVPYGDKTEKEIYELTQKGIVWLFERGVRLVIVACNTASAETVRKLQNEFLPEVYPGRKILGIIVPTVEELCFAKPTKVLLIATKRTVESKKYDIELAHKGDGTAELTSVATPELVPLIELGELEAATSAAIKRIDAAGESEVIVLGCTHYTQIAEALRGHYSDAKQIISQDEVVPGKLQSYLENHPEIASTLTNTSERTIHLTLHRPDYDVIMGQLLGGVYMAE